Below is a genomic region from Mustela lutreola isolate mMusLut2 chromosome 1, mMusLut2.pri, whole genome shotgun sequence.
TGACCCACATCCTAGTGACATATGGACGTAGTCATCCTGGGCTCTGGATCCATGACCGCCACCTCCCCAACCCCAGGAACTCTGGACTCAGGGACCAGGGATCCTTAACACCCAGATCCTGTCCGAGTGACCTAGGGCCTCATGACGACCAACTTCAGTGACCTTCAAGCCCAATGACATTGACTCCAGGAACCGGGGATCCTtggcccctgctccctgccccagtGACCTGAGAATCTGGACATCATCACCTTGACCGCATGACTCCCAGTTCTGAGCCCTGGGACTATCATCTCAATGACCCCAGGAGCTCAGGACTTGAACTCTGGGACCCTCCCAACCCTTGACCACTGAGCCCCAAATTTGTGACTCTGAAATTCAACATCACGAACCCTATGACTTCCGGCTCCCTAAACCCATTGCTAGGCCTCTGGCCAGTGGGGAGACTTTCACTAAGAGCCAGAGCTTAGGCTTCAGGCTCCAGAGTCACCCCAGAGGGTACAGAGGACCCTCCCCTGTGCTCCTTTCCCCTACCCTGCGGTTCCTTCTGTGATCCGCTGGGTGGGGGCGCTTACGGCCTGTGCCCCTACCCAGGAGGCCTTCTGGTGCCTGGTACAGATCTGCGAGGTCTACCTCCCTGGCTACTATGGGCCTCATATGGTGAGAAGCTGGGAGGGGGCCAGAGGGCGCCGGGAGGGATTGGGCAGGCGGGCAGGGGCCGGGCGACGGAGAGGGGCAGGGCCTGGGCTTCGGGAGTGGACGTGTTGATGGACGCGGCTGTAGGAGGCCGTGCAGCTGGACGCCGAGGTGTTCACGGCTCTGCTTCGACGGCTGCTCCCGCGCGTGCACAAGCACCTGCAGCAGGTGGGCGTCGGGCCTCTGCTCTACCTGCCCGAGTGGTTCCTGTGTCTCTTCGCCcgctccctgcccttccccaccgTGCTGCGTGTCTGGGACGCCTTCCTCAGCGAGGGTGAGTGGACAGCTGGAGGGGAGGcgtggcctgggctgggagcctCGGGGTGCGCACAGGGACGAGAGTGCCAGCTCCGCTCTGCCCCACCTGCCACTGCCAATCCTGGTCCCGGCCGGGGGTGCCAGAGCGTGCCGAGGCTGATGGCGTTGGGTTGGCTCTGGGGGGAGAAGCCCAGCCCCCGCCTGCCGTGCCATGACTGGCCGCCCCTGCCTCTGTGACGAGACTCCCGGAGGGAGGGAGGCTCTGCTGGGGGcgggctggggccagggaggggctcCCCGCATAGGGATGTGGAGCAGAGCTGGGGAGATCCCAGCAGAGGAGCTGTTCGGGGGCTGGGCTCAGTGAGCATGGCCAGTGCCAGGGACAGGGCCGGTGGGAGTGGAAGAGCACTGGGTGAGCCCTCGCTGTGCCCTGCATGGCCGTAGGACGCCGGGACCGCTGGGTGACCGACGCTTACattctggtgggggtggggatgggagccAACGGCAACCAAATTAACACGATATTTataggggtgcctgcctggctccatggtggaacatgtgactcttgatctcggggtcgcgagttcaagccccacgttgggcacagagctttaaaaaaaaaaaggtatttatagATTGTTTTAAGTGCCacgaagaaaataaaacaaggggtGTGACAGAGTGTTAAGGGAACAGTAGGAGGAGAGTGCTGTTTCCAAGATGCTTTTGGCCTCTCCATGGGGCAGCGGACTTGCAGGGCGCCGTGGAGGCCGGGAGGCCAGGAGAGACACTGTCTACACGGTCCGGGCTGCTGCCAGCTTcggggtgtgggtgtggggagagaggaagccagATAGGTCAGGCCAAGAGTCGGGGGAGTTGGGGGCAGAGCTGAGTGGGACGTTTTGGGACTTCGGGGCTCTGTCTCGGTACCCTCGTCAGTAACCcacctgcattctctctctttgggTTGTCTGGCAGttacaaacaaaaaatggcaGAAATCAGTCAGTacgtttattgagcacctgctgtgtgcccagtTGGCTACAGGCCCCCTTAGAGCCCTGGTCACAGGTGTCCAAGCTGCCATCTACGTGTCACCGCCCCTCCAGCCCCAGATCTCAAGGACCAGGCAGGCCAGTCGGAGCCCTCTTTGTCCTCTCCACCGAGCCCGGGACAGGCAATGTCACAAGCTCCGTTTCGTCATGGTGATGACACGCGTGCTGGTGATCATTTCTTTATGAGGCACGGTCGTCACTAGGCCTCACTGGTCCCCAGACTCGAGGCTACCTGGAAGGGATTCTGAGGCTGTGGgatagcccaaggtcacacctgCGCGTGCCCGTGAGCGTGCGTGCTTGGGTGTGTGCTCGCCTGCTCTGTGCTCTTGGCTTAGCGGCAGAGAGCTCTGGCGAGAATCTCTCTAGAAAGAGAAGGTCACAGAACTGAGCTGGAAAGGCCTTCTTCACAGGGACCAGCTGCCGAGACGCAGAGAGCAGGTGTGGGGAGTTGTGTCCCCTGGCTGCTGGCACGCCGCTCTGCCCGGAAGCGTCAGTCCCCACATCGAGGTCCCACTGTCACTGCTCCTGGTCTGAGTCAGGCTGCAGAGCTGCGGGAGGGTGGAAGGCGTCTGGCGGAGGGCAGGGTCAGGTACAGAACCGAGGAGGGGCAGGGTTGGCCCTGCACTGAGTGAGCCCCCTGGCCCGCAGGCGTGAAGGTGCTGTTCCGAGTAGGGCTAACGCTCGTGCGCCTGGCGCTGGGCACCACAGAACAGCGCCTGGCCTGCCCCGGGCTCCTGGAGACCCTCGGTGCCCTGCGAGCCATCCCACCCACCCAGCTGCAGGAGGAGGTCTTCATGTCCCAGGtgggtgcccccccacccccgccaccttgCCTTCACAATGGCCCAGCCCCTGCTGCTCAGGTGGGGGAAACTGAGTTACGCAGCCAGAAGTCAGAGTAAGCCCCGGGGCCCAGTTCCTGTCTTCTGAGCAGCAGAAAAGCTGAAAACCCCAGGCTTCAAGTAGCTTTCTACGGTTCCCTTAGTGAGTCTGGCTGTCAGGCTGTCAGTCCCTCAGCCCTCAGCCACTTCCTGGGGCTGTGTCCTGCCCGCCCTGTGGGGACCTCACggtttcctgccccacccccccaccccccagtctgGGTACACTCACTACCAGCCACTCCCCACAGGTGCACAGCGTGGCCCTGTCTGAGCACGACCTGCAGCGGGAAATCAGGGTCCAGCTGGCCCGGCTGCCTGAGTCCACGTCCGGGCCACCCCCCAGGCCTCAGGCCCGCCTGCCTGGGGCCCAAGCCATCTTTGAGGCCCAGCAGCTGGCAGGGGTGCGAGGAGACACCAGGCCCGAGGTGCCCCAAATCGTGGTGCAGCCCCCAGAGGAGCCCAGGCCAACGAGGCGCAAGCCCCAGACCCGAGGCAAGACCTTCCATGGGCTCCTGACTCGGCCCAGGGGTCCCCCTCTGGAGGGCCCTTCCAGGTCTCATCGAGGCTCCACCTCCTTCCTGGATACCCGGTTCTGAAGGTTCGACTTCTGAGGGCATCACGGACTCAGTGTCCCCGAAGCCCGATTGCCCGATGGGCTGATGCCCGCCTCAGAAATGGGCCCTGCACTTTACCGCTGGGGTCTGGCGTCTCCCTGGCCAGGAACTGTGCGACACGAGGATGAAGGAAGGCCACGGAGTGCGGTGTCGCGGGCCCGGGCCTGCCGTTCTCCCGcggagccatcctggtgcccccgCCCTTGCAAATATGGAAGCGGGCACAGAAGGAGTGCGGggtgcagggcacctggctgggctAGGGGACCCCAAAGGGCTCCTGGAGAGACCTAGAATAAATCTCACTGAGCAGA
It encodes:
- the TBC1D10C gene encoding carabin isoform X1, with the translated sequence MAQALGEDLVQTSEGQDDSSSLGSDSELSGPGPYRQADRYGFIGGSSAEPGPGHPPADLIRQREMKWVEMTSHWEKTMSRRYKKVKMQCRKGIPSALRARCWPLLCGAHVCQKNSPGTYQELAEAPGDPQWMETISRDLHRQFPLHEMFVSPQGHGQQGLLQVLKAYTLHRPEQGYCQAQGPVAAVLLMHLPPEEAFWCLVQICEVYLPGYYGPHMEAVQLDAEVFTALLRRLLPRVHKHLQQVGVGPLLYLPEWFLCLFARSLPFPTVLRVWDAFLSEGVKVLFRVGLTLVRLALGTTEQRLACPGLLETLGALRAIPPTQLQEEVFMSQVHSVALSEHDLQREIRVQLARLPESTSGPPPRPQARLPGAQAIFEAQQLAGVRGDTRPEVPQIVVQPPEEPRPTRRKPQTRGKTFHGLLTRPRGPPLEGPSRSHRGSTSFLDTRF
- the TBC1D10C gene encoding carabin isoform X2, whose amino-acid sequence is MAQALGEDLVQTSEGQDDSSSLGSDSELSGPGPYRQADRYGFIGGSSAEPGPGHPPADLIRQREMKWVEMTSHWEKTMSRRYKKVKMQCRKGIPSALRARCWPLLCGAHVCQKNSPGTYQELAEAPGDPQWMETISRDLHRQFPLHEMFVSPQGHGQQGLLQVLKAYTLHRPEQGYCQAQGPVAAVLLMHLPPEEAVQLDAEVFTALLRRLLPRVHKHLQQVGVGPLLYLPEWFLCLFARSLPFPTVLRVWDAFLSEGVKVLFRVGLTLVRLALGTTEQRLACPGLLETLGALRAIPPTQLQEEVFMSQVHSVALSEHDLQREIRVQLARLPESTSGPPPRPQARLPGAQAIFEAQQLAGVRGDTRPEVPQIVVQPPEEPRPTRRKPQTRGKTFHGLLTRPRGPPLEGPSRSHRGSTSFLDTRF